The genome window gcaaaaacccaagaactacatctcagactctacagactTCAGTTATCATGTTAAAGGTTAAAGTTCGTGGTGGAGGGCTGATGATTTGGACtcgttttgcagccacaggacctgagcGTCTTGTAAACATTGAGTCAACTATGAGCTCCTCGGTATACCAAAgtgttctagagtcaaatggtccaacagctaaagcttggcccaaAGTGGGTCAATTTTTATCATGTCCTGATTTACAAAACCTTAGAAATGACACAGGTGCGATTTCTCCTTTGTAACCACGACTGTGTGAACACTATCAAAACAGTCGattctgttttctgttgttccAAATCAGagataaaatatgttttatcaatttattttatcagaTATTTTAgtcagaaataaaacaaacttgaACCTATAGCGAGTTGATCACCAGtttgtaacatgaacatgaaGCAGCTGTGTCGTTAGTTAGCCTGCAGCTGGCTAACAAAGCCAGAGTTTAGACTATACAATGCATCTTTAGAGTACCGGAAGCACTTGTCTCAGCACATCAGCTCTTGTATTAAAGATAACGAGGGTCTGACAATTAATCATCAGCTGCTGTGACTCCAGCGATGCTAATGCTGGCTAGCTAACCGAGAGCCAAACAGCAACAAGTCGCGATCTCACCATGCTACCCTCCGTGCCTTCCCAGTCTCCGGAACCGCTGTAATATTCCTCGTCCATGGTCACGGGGAAAGCAGGGACGTTGGTAACCGCTGCAATAACACACCTGTTGTATTTAAATCATGCACTGACTCGTTTAACTGCAGAAACCGGGCTGACAGTCAGCTTAGCCAGCAAGCTAACAACAACACAGGAGGAAAATGGCGAGGCTGTAGGCCACGCCCCATTCGTGGGATTTCTCCCTGAGTTTAGACTTTCAGGCTCAAACCGATTGGAGTTTCCTTTGTTTAGTACTTAAAATGGTAAACTTTTGCAAGGAAAACTGGAAAagggtgcagtgatttatttaaactttaaaaacataaatggaaataaCAACATATAAGGGAAAAACTGAGTTTGTGCAATGCTAATGAACTCGAAAGCCACTATTTGGTACAATCACTGGAATCTCAGATgtcttaggcaagctttctcATAATTTTTTAAGTAGTCTTTAGGAATAGTTCTGCAGCCTTCTTGAAGTGCATGGTTCAGGGTTAAGtggtttaacaaacaaaaaaaacccattcctttgaaaatggtcaggtaaaAAGAAGACATTCAGAAAGCTTTGTGAAGTATTGCTCAAGAGcacttaaaagaaataaaacaatagaAACTCTGGCTTCTtgtaaacaaaatataaagaaatgaggagtgattaaaatatttgcatagtacTGCATGTGACCAATTTATCTTCAGGTAGACCTTTGTAAAAACCAGAGGAATGTTTACTATTTACTTCTTACTAATATAAACTAAGTAGTTCATATAATTAGCACAACTGTTTAAGGCATTTCTGAAGGCACTAAAAGTCCACATATTACATTGTGCACATTATAACCGACAGCAGGACTGTCGAGTAAAATAGCAttagacaaacaaaaatgatcTCTTAGATTAGTGAAAATATGTTACAGAAGGTGCAGATGGTAAAGCTTTACAGGATGTGAAAATAGTTTCTTTAGATTTGCATGCATGCATTACAGAGGCCTAAACTATTTTAAGTGTGCACTAAGTGAGTCTGTCAAAACTGAGAGTATCCACGTCCTGCCTTGTCTACTTTAGAGAAGAACACAGACTGTCTGGGCTGAGTTACCAGAATttcttctgtaattttacacatttcttaAAATTTAAGCCCAAAGTGTAGCACTgaaagatttctttcatttcctcCAGCAGAATTTCTATATCATGTGGAAAATGTAGGATATACTGTCAGAATAgtacttctttttcttatattaaacTATTTCAGGGGTTAAATGTGCAGGTAATCGTCTTTACAACAATAGAAAGGAGGGTTTCAGTGGTCTGGCCGgtttaagatcaaagtgggctgtatgtggcccttgattaaaaaaaaaaaaaaacgagtttAACATCcttgtgaggtcagttccttcatcctaactatgcaaattctcatgaccattgatcaacaaccactgatcaaggCCCACTGATGAaaggccatgagtaccattcacagagagttgggaaATGGACGATGTAATTTATGCCTTTACTTTGACGCCCTCTATTGGTCATATACTACATTGCAGAAATTagtactttgtttttaattctgaaAGATTGGTTCAGACTCTGCTGAAAACGTGCATAGATcactctttttattattataattcaTTCAATAGAATTAATAAATCTGGTGGAGACTCCATCCACATAATGTTCAGTAAGACCACCCGTGATGTATACCTGTTGGCTCAGCCATCGGACTCATGCACAACTCCTCTCCTCTTTGGTCAGCAGCCTTCTTACCTGTATCTTGTGGCATACTGTTCCCTGTACGTTAGCGTTGACCACAAATTAGGGCTATATATAAATTTTTACAAAGTTAGTGTATCTAAACATATGAGCCACAGAGTACAGTATAGACTTTTAAATTACGAACGGTTCAAATAAACAGGATAGCCAACTAAACAACCCTTTATTGGGTTTTAAAAGAATAGTATGTCAAAAGTTGTGCTTGAGAAAGAACAAGTGAATTTCATTTTTGGCTTGCCAGCAGACACTGGAGCCTGTGATAGTGTGTGTATGCTGAGCTCTTTCTGCAGTTAATTGAATTTACATGTGAGGAATTATATTAGTGGCAATGAATACCTGTGTCTGTTAAACAATCACAAATAAGCTGAAAATCCACAAACTAACTTTCATGGTATTAAACGCCGAGTACTGAGGAGTCCAGCCGTACAGGAACAAACGTTTTATTTTATAATGCAAACTGCAACATATGAATTATATTATTTACCCAAAGGAGCAGGAAAAAGGTCATATACCCGTGgcaaaataaatcacacagtCTGTGTTAAATCTAAGTCCAACACATATATCAGCCTCAGCCATAAAGGGAAAATCCACCCAAAAAACAACATGTACATTCCTTTGATGTCGGACAGTTCATTCTTACTTTGTGGCTTTAATTGAGTCTCACCCAACAGCAGGAATATGGGATCCAGGACTTTTACTTTCCTCTGCAGACATCACAGAAGGAAAACCTGACTTTATATCAAAGTCAGTGGTTTGTGAAAGGATCGTTGATCCATTTCGGTTTTGACGTGTACACAAATTTGAAGTGAACTGTGTATCATAGGGTCATAAAGTGAATTCTTCAGGGTTTTTGCTTTAGGAAGGCATTTTATCAAAGTTTTTCTACGCACAAATATAGCTCAGGTGAAAACTGAACCTTCAATTAATCTGTTCAGCTATTGCTTAGATAAATAATATTTAatctacaagaaaaaaaagataagtttcacattgttcagatgcatgtaaaagaaaaacaaactgttctaaaatgccaaactgacattttttgGTTGAAAAATCCCTGCGCTGTTGGTTCTTGAAACACGTTACCACATCTGCATCGAGTCTTGGAAAGTTTCAGAAAGGATTAGTTGACTGGCTGAAAATCCAGCCAtgtgacaaacaaaacaaaacagtgacagAAGTCTTTAGTAACTCTGGGGAAAAAGAAGTAGCACCATGTTCACTGAGGGCAAGCCAGAAGGTAAAGGGGAGAAGCCGCAGGACACACAGAGTTCAGGTGTGCACTTAAGTGCTGCAGCATCTGCAGTAAATCTGCTCATCCTTCAACATGACTTTTTGGTCTTTATTCTGCTCTGCTGTATTCTGGCTGTGTGCAGCTTATGCAAACATAATCCTCCTTCTCCGCACGCTCAGCAGACAGGCCGACGCAGATCTGGTGAAACCATTGATTGCAGTTGCCGTCACACTGGACCCAGTTTACCTAAAAATGACAAGACGAGATACAATAAATTTTCACTTTGTACACTTAAACTTCAGCTATACAGGCACATAAGTATTTACATAAGTTGGCGTAAATGCAGCAGACTAATGAAACTCACCTCATCACCCTCTGGCTCTCTGCACCACGGTGCAGCACACAGCGAGTAGTCCTCTTCTGAATCTGAAAGAGCAGGGTCAGATGACGTGTGCGTGGGCGAACCGCTTCTCTTCGATTCTTCGGTCCTTTCTTTGCTTCTCTTGGGCTTTTTCTTGCGACACTTCTTGGCCTTCTCGCTGTGCTGAGAATCGGAGCTGTCCTTACGTCGCTTGGTCCGCTTGCTCTGACTGTTCACGGCCTCCTTTTTCAGGCTCGACACGCCATTCTAAGCACAACATACGGAAAGTGGACTTAATAAACAAGAGCATTATGGCATAATGCATTTGGTGTGACACTTAGTAGGAGCTGTTACCTTGTGTTGAGGGCTCCCTTTTGGAGACTTCTGGTCCTGTTCTGTGCTGTTCCCACAGGGAGGGCTCTGTGAGGGCAGGGGGACCAGTTTGTAGAGTAGATATCTGTACAGCTGCTCCGTCTCAGGCAGAGTGACCTGCAGCAGGAATCCCTCCACCATCAGCTCCTCCAGCTCAGGACTAAGTCCtgtgaaaaattaaaacaaaatgagcATCAGAGTTGCTCTGAAAAGTGAAACTGCACAGAGTGCTTAAATGAAAAAGCTTTGACACTTACCGTGGAGCGGAACAGACTTGTGCTCTGTATAAAAAGCTGACCCATTTTTTTCCTGAGGCAAATGTGAAGAGACTCTAGGTCCAACTCTCAcctgaaacaattaaaaacgCCATCAGTGACTGTAAATGCTCAGTGTCTAGTGTTTCCATGATGGTGTCTAGAAAACGGGACTCCTGATGGTGAATCACAATAATTCAGACCACAAACGCTTAACTTAAATCAACAACAAtgtttacaaaataaaagacactGACCATCTTTGACACGTTCTCGAGTACTCCATCTGCGCAGGCTTGCTGGACTCTGTGCTGCCATCTCACAGTCCTCTCGATGAGGAACCGCAGAGCGTCGCCCTCTGGCAGGCGGACCCGAATCCTCTGAAGGGAGGCCAGCAGGGGCAGGACTTTGTCCAGAGGTGGTTTTCTCGACCGCTGGCACAGCGGGCACAGCCAGGCCTGACCGTACTCAAGTTCTGCGGTTGTTGTAACACACCCGCAGTGGAAAATGTCTCGACAGAGCTCGCACTGCATCATGGCTCCTGAGGGAGCCTTttggcaaacacaaacactaagtGCACAACAGCTTTCAGCAGGAAGGAGCTTTGACTCGTTTGAAGACCTCAGAGACAGTAAGatctccatctccctctgtcGGACCTCGGCGAGAGTGGTCATCTGTGAGGAGAGAAAATTAGATGAAATTAAAAACTAATCTGAAGCTTAATGCCAATGTCTCTATTAATATATGAACTTTCCCTGATGAGACTTCTAATAAAGGAAATCATATTTTTCCCCCCCCATTCATTTTCTGAGGAACCCTCCACTCATCGTTACACAGATTTGTGCCTACTAAACCTTGTTTAATGCTAGGTTAACCTACTAAAGGTGACCAAGATAGAGTCAGAGTCACTGCTTCTAATACTAGGTTAAATGGTTGAAATGGCATTCATAGACAATATTTACTGACAGAGTAAAGAAGAacaagtgaataaataaaaagatccgtttttatctgtttataagttaaaaagaaaacaaaaacaaaacaaaaaaaaaaaaaacagcacttcTTAACAAAGAAGGATTCTGGAGTAAAGGAAACTATACAAGAGCTGGTTTTTAGTCCTAACTATACTGAAAAAGTtaccagagaaaaagaaaatttgaTGCAGCCATACTTACAGCAGAGGCAGAGTCCTTACTCTCAGAGAGAGCTCTCTCTACATCACACAAAGAGTCCAGTTTTGTTAAAGTCTTTTTAATGATCTGTGGAGCTTCTTTCACTTTTTTAGATTTTGACTTCTGATGTGCAGATCCGATGTCACACCTTGGGCAGAGGACCTGAAAACATGATGACAAATTCTATTAGAGGCGCTTTTCAAGTTCAGGTAATTTGCCACACTTGTAGTTTTGTGATATCTGGCACTAAATTTTCATACTGATGCATAATGATTAAATTGGTCAGCCACATTTGCATACGCATTTACCTCTAGAAGTgagaaaggggagtttttcaATAGGAATGTCTTTGCGGCCGTCTCCTTCCAGCTCTTGACATCACTGACAAGGGCCTCCAGTCGACTGAGCGGGTCGAGCTTCACTGGGATGCCCTCTGCTCTGAGAACCAGCTCAGAGAGAATGTCGAGCACAGGAATACGTCCCCCAAGCTGTAAGCACAGACAAGATTAATAATTCAGTTTCACCCATTACTCAAACTAAAGTGCTGAAAGCATAAAGTATGATTTTTACCTGCAGTGTTTCAGCTTCATGGAGCCATTTTTTGGCCTTGGTGACGACATCCTTCAGCTGCAGACAGTTGGGCAGATAAGCAGGGATGTTTTCTACTTCCTGCAGAGCAGCTACAAGGGTTTCTATGCCCTGATATGGCCTGTGAAGAGGCGTCAGGGTTAGAAAACAGTGTAGATGTTTAGGTTTTATACAAgtgataaagaaataaaatagacATTTCTAAAAATGAAAGACCATAAGCTCATTTGTAGTATTTGGTTTATGTTTATCTATTAATGGGTTAAGCCAGTGGTTCctaaactttttttgctaggcccccctttgttttacaagaaaaatgttcgcctGCCTGTCACAGCACCATAATCCACTTTTATCCACCACGACCCAGCTCTACAGATGTGGCACATTTCACTCCGTCTGAAGTTTTCAGCTGGTTTTACACTTTCACACAACACAAAATGTGAATTTTACTGCATTTTCATAGAGTTCATTAGTTGCAATAACCTTggattttcttcatttctgccttctgTCATCATGATGTGAGCATGAAAGAAGATGTGAACCGTCATATCTCACCTGGCCTCCAGGAGACTGAGCACTCGCTCCTCCCACTGCTCTGACACTGTCAGCAACTCCTGCAGACGAGCCATGGCCCTCTCCACAGAGCTGTGAGGGGCCAGGCCCACACCCTGGTCTATCAGCCTCCTCATCGTGTCCAGACACAAGCTGTCCGGCCGACTGCTGGCTTGCTGAACGGTCTCCAACCATCGAGCCTGCTCCAGTCTCTCTCTGAGAAGGGGTAGCTGCGGCAGTTCCACGTCCAGGCCCAGACTCACATCCAGCAGGTCCTGCAGCTCCAGCGTGCTGGGTGACTCATCAGAAAGGAGGCATTCACTGCGCTGCTGGAAGTCATCCACCCGAGTCAAAAGATCCTGTAGATCACATCCAACAGGTATGACGTTGCAATATTACCTCGGCCACACCTTACAAATCTAAAGTCTAGAGATACTGCCAAACCTTGGACACATAAGGACTGAAGTTGAAGCAATTTTCTCAAGAGACTAATAGCTTGGAATAATTAAATTTATACAATTAAAAAttgtatttactttttaaataaacaaaccttCAGTAAAGGAGCCTGTCGGATGTTACATGGCAGGCTGTCCAGTTGTTTGACAAATGACCTCAGCTCCTCCACAGTTAACTCATTCTGGCTTTGGGACTTGCCTCCCCCAGAGCGGTACCTGAAACACAGATTAAAACTGATTTACACACCACTTAGCACTTTGactggcaaaaaaaaataaaaaaaaataaagaaaacggCCGAGCAGATAAGCTCAACAACAGCAATTTGCAAAAATGTGAGTAAGCTCACACTAGCACAAATTGGAAATCTGTCCCACAAAACGGGTTGTTCCAGAAAATAACAAGAACATGACATAATTGTGTAATATCTTGTGTGACCTTATATGAAACTGAATCAACATGGCCGTTTCACAGAACTAAAGATGGAGCCACGAGCAGCGTGGAACATTTCAAATCAGATTTCAGTACCTCGTCTGCCTCTTCCCGTTGAGAAGCTGCTGTGCCGTCACAGAAACTTTATCGGCCTCCGAGGCAATTGTACGCAGCTGATCCAGGAGGCTGCTTTGAGGAAACGCCTTTGTTTCCGCTTGCTCTACCAGGATGTGAAGATCCTCCAACCCTAACCAGGAAAAACAAGAGTTCGTTAGAAGAGTCCAAACTACACGTTAACATTTGAGTAACTCGCTGAGATTACAGAAAGTGCATCACTGTGGTGGCACCTTTTTTCTTGGTTCCTTTGTTTTCCACAATGTCCTGGACATTAGACACCCAGTCTTTATATGAATTGGCACGCAGCTTCACAGATGCCATCAATGGGTACAACTCATCCAGTGTAAACTTGTAACTGgacgaaaaaaagaaaaacaaaacttggtGAATAAACTGATAACTGCCATGTCAGTTTTCAGCAGAAAGTCATAATCGCCTCTGCCAAACATTGCAAGCTCCAAACCTTGTCTTTATAAAAAAGGCAGGCTGGCCTTGCACAGCTTAATATTTGTAGGTTGACTAGTAGTTGGTGAAAGTATAAGTTACTTTTTTTGTGAAACAGTGcttaattttttatgtttttgctttCAGGGAAAATTTGCTCCAACTTTTACTTCACGTAACATTTAAAGTAGGCCACACAGCTGTGACAGTACATGAGAAGAGAAATGAACATGAAAATGAGTATGCAGAGTTCCTCTGATTAATTACTTACTGGAGTGTGAGGTTGATAGGAGGACAAGAGCAGAGGTTCTGGGTGTGGTACAGGCAAACCATCTTGTCAGGACTGCAGGCACAGGTGATGCCAGACAGGTAACAGGTGGTCAGACACTTGAA of Maylandia zebra isolate NMK-2024a linkage group LG5, Mzebra_GT3a, whole genome shotgun sequence contains these proteins:
- the kdm5ba gene encoding lysine (K)-specific demethylase 5Ba; translation: MTQPQVNEFIPPPECPVFEPSWEEFADPFAYINKIRPIAEKTGICKIRPPPDWQPPFACDVDRLKFTPRIQRLNELEAQTRVKLNFLDQIAKFWELQGCKLKIPQVERKILDLYQLNKLVNEEGGFDAVCRERRWTKISVKMGFAPGKAIGSHLRAHYERILYPYNLFQTGANLPAATLTNDTKDKEYTPHDLPQRQSVQPQETCSIARRAKRMRSERGYVKSEPREVRETRPNLRRRMGTFVAKPEPVRMAVTEVKKEPIDHKDTTEYEETVLDKIIKPPVNKVDHYMCLVCGSGSAEDRLLLCDGCDDSYHIFCLIPPLHDVPRGDWRCPRCLVEECGKPAVAFGFEQASRSYTLQTFGDMADSFKSDYFNMPVHMVPTELVEKEFWRLVSTIEEDVTVEYGADIASKEFGSGFPVRNGHFEVSPEDEHYLTSGWNLNNMPVLDASVLTHITADICGMKVPWLYVGMCFSSFCWHIEDHWSYSINYLHWGEPKTWYGAPGYAAEHLEAVMKKLAPELFESQPDLLHQLVTIMNPNTLMNNGVPIYRTNQCAGEFVITFPRAYHSGFNQGFNFAEAVNFCTMDWMPFGRGCVAHYRQLNRYCVFSHDEMVCNMAIKADTIDVNLAATLHEDMVIMIQQEKELREKITKKGVMQSRQVDYEVLPDEARQCFKCLTTCYLSGITCACSPDKMVCLYHTQNLCSCPPINLTLHYKFTLDELYPLMASVKLRANSYKDWVSNVQDIVENKGTKKKGLEDLHILVEQAETKAFPQSSLLDQLRTIASEADKVSVTAQQLLNGKRQTRYRSGGGKSQSQNELTVEELRSFVKQLDSLPCNIRQAPLLKDLLTRVDDFQQRSECLLSDESPSTLELQDLLDVSLGLDVELPQLPLLRERLEQARWLETVQQASSRPDSLCLDTMRRLIDQGVGLAPHSSVERAMARLQELLTVSEQWEERVLSLLEARPYQGIETLVAALQEVENIPAYLPNCLQLKDVVTKAKKWLHEAETLQLGGRIPVLDILSELVLRAEGIPVKLDPLSRLEALVSDVKSWKETAAKTFLLKNSPFSLLEVLCPRCDIGSAHQKSKSKKVKEAPQIIKKTLTKLDSLCDVERALSESKDSASAMTTLAEVRQREMEILLSLRSSNESKLLPAESCCALSVCVCQKAPSGAMMQCELCRDIFHCGCVTTTAELEYGQAWLCPLCQRSRKPPLDKVLPLLASLQRIRVRLPEGDALRFLIERTVRWQHRVQQACADGVLENVSKMVRVGPRVSSHLPQEKNGSAFYTEHKSVPLHGLSPELEELMVEGFLLQVTLPETEQLYRYLLYKLVPLPSQSPPCGNSTEQDQKSPKGSPQHKNGVSSLKKEAVNSQSKRTKRRKDSSDSQHSEKAKKCRKKKPKRSKERTEESKRSGSPTHTSSDPALSDSEEDYSLCAAPWCREPEGDEVNWVQCDGNCNQWFHQICVGLSAERAEKEDYVCISCTQPEYSRAE